A single window of Montipora capricornis isolate CH-2021 chromosome 14, ASM3666992v2, whole genome shotgun sequence DNA harbors:
- the LOC138031410 gene encoding uncharacterized protein, translating to MGNEPLTRKILEILDVKLSPLKATIKEFTDKMADFRKFIDEANKKYEETNTRMSGIEKVFSTITTENKALNNTILQLEGQITNLKKTCNELEQYSRRECLEIHGFPLPLKERDIKENTNELVLKIGDMMGVSVRPEDISVSHRIPTSQKYQGRRSAPAIIVKFTRRDTKEMFYRGRKELRGLTTKDLGFSEDNIIFINESLTEVNKELFNATLQVKKDHSYDHIWNSNGRIYLRKDRDSSAILIKNQEELNKLKR from the coding sequence ATGGGGAATGAGCCTCTTACTAGGAAAATCCTGGAAATCCTTGATGTGAAGCTATCACCGCTTAAAGCAACAATCAAAGAGTTCACCGACAAGATGGCTGACTTTCGTAAATTCATTGATGAAGCAAACAAGAAATACGAAGAAACCAACACTCGTATGTCTGGCATTGAAAAGGTCTTTAGTACCATCACTACAGAAAACAAGGCCTTAAATAATACGATACTTCAATTGGAAGGGCAAATAACTAATCTAAAGAAAACTTGCAACGAGCTCGAGCAGTATTCAAGGCGGGAGTGCCTTGAAATCCATGGCtttcctctacctctgaaagaAAGGGATATTAAAGAAAACACCAACGAACTAGTTCTCAAAATCGGAGATATGATGGGTGTTTCAGTGCGTCCTGAGGATATTTCGGTCAGCCATCGTATTCCAACCAGCCAGAAATATCAGGGAAGGAGATCTGCTCCTGCTATTATAGTGAAGTTTACCCGGCGTGATACAAAGGAAATGTTCTATCGTGGGCGAAAAGAGCTGAGAGGCTTGACAACTAAAGACCTTGGCTTTTCAGAAGACAATATTATCTTTATAAATGAGAGTCTAACTGAAGTAAATAAAGAACTCTTTAACGCCACACTTCAAGTAAAGAAAGATCACAGTTATGATCACATTTGGAATTCAAATGGAAGGATTTATTTGCGGAAGGACCGAGACAGCTCAGCTATACTTATAAAGAATCAAGAAGAACTTAACAAGTTAAAGAGATAA
- the LOC138031412 gene encoding ATP-dependent DNA helicase RecQ-like yields MADDITKMNLAFERVLESFKLQNLKDSQQEALQHIVKGQDVFVIQPTGYGKSLIFQSAPIVFDTVRPLSNAKSIAVVISPLASLMQDQVRYLKSVGIKADFIGDEQESDEAKQRVERGECQIVYGSPEAFLSTERWRAMLSNNAYKKRLCLVAVDEAHCISHWGYAVKKWEMAFQKWFGRINEIRSIVELGDDMYIDNSGDPKKRTVEMFHSRIDDLNRDNILESMGETNGSVRVLIATIAYGMGIDCKNVKTVLHYGPSYNLETYLQESGRADGQEGPTDCFSRVVSDAQRGNLRQKLNYLKKAWREQYLRRVRLENVPMFTPAKLSGLFGDLHVEQIWNNCEKIFTVTDIFKFVDIWNFSVALEVLFTFSQVFHDVDVCEPVEDLEHSDTSEFADLDIFDFDVEDSVLAGVQDEMFYIAEDSRFAPNEEESGPDVE; encoded by the exons atggcggacgataTCACGAAGATGAATTTGGCTTTCGAGCGAGTTTTAGAGTCCTTTaaacttcaaaatttaaaagattCTCAGCAAGAGGCACTGCAACACATAGTTAAAGGTCAAGACGTGTTTGTCATTCAACCAACGGGGTATGGAAAATCATTGATTTTTCAGTCCGCACCAATCGTTTTTGACACTGTAAGACCTTTGTCAAATGCGAAGTCGATCGCAGTCGTGATTTCTCCTCTAGCATCTCTTATGCAAGACCAAGTGCGGTACCTTAAGTCTGTGGGAATCAAGGCCGATTTTATCGGGGACGAACAGGAGAGCGATGAGGCCAAGCAAAGAGTGGAACGTGGGGAATGCCAAATCGTGTATGGCTCACCCGAGGCATTTTTATCTACCGAAAGATGGCGGGCAATGCTCAGCAACAATGCCTACAAAAAGAGATTGTGTTTGGTTGCAGTTGATGAAGCTCACTGCATTTCTCACTG GGGTTATGCAGTGAAGAAATGGGAAATGGCTTTTCAAAAATGGTTTGGCCGGATCAATGAGATCCGCTCAATTGTAG AACTTGGTGATGACATGTACATTGACAATTCTGGTGACCCTAAGAAGAGGACTGTGGAAATGTTTCACAGTAGAATTGATGATCTCAATAGAGATAATATTTTGGAGTCAATGGGGGAAACAAATGGCTCAGTCCGTGTCCTGATAGCCACCATTGCCTATGGTATGGGTATTGATTGCAAGAATGTCAAGACAGTTCTGCACTATGGCCCTTCTTACAACCTTGAAACATATCTGCAAGAAAGTGGCAGAGCTG ATGGCCAAGAGGGTCCAACTGATTGTTTTTCTAGAGTAGTGAGCGATGCTCAGAGGGGTAATCTACGCCAAAAGTTGAACTACCTAAAGAAAGCCTGGAGGGAACAATATTTGCGCAGAGTAAGACTTGAAAACGTGCCAATGTTTACCCCTGCAAAGTTGTCTGGTTTATTTGGAGATCTGCATGTGGAACAGATTTGGAACAATTGTGAGAAAATTTTCACTGTCACTGacattttcaaatttgttgACATCTGGAATTTTAGTGTGGCCTTAGAAGTTTTGTTTACCTTTAGCCAAGTCTTTCATGACGTTGATGTGTGTGAACCTGTTGAAGACCTCGAACACAGTGATACATCAGAGTTTGCTGATCTGGACATTTTTGATTTTGATGTTGAGGATTCTGTCTTGGCTGGCGTTCAAGATGAAATGTTTTATATTGCTGAGGATAGCCGTTTTGCACCCAATGAAGAAGAGTCTGGCCCTGATGTTGAGTAA